One stretch of Candidatus Bathyarchaeia archaeon DNA includes these proteins:
- the argC gene encoding N-acetyl-gamma-glutamyl-phosphate reductase, which produces MRIGIIGGTGYVGGELLRLLLLHPEVEVTMVTSRQSAGEYVFNAHPNLRGLTQLKFVPMDIGELQKNCDLIFTATPHGGSVNLVPKLLEAGLKVIDMSADFRLKNPADYETWYGWKHAHPELLQEAAYGMPEFHREEIKKARLVACPGCMASAAIFALVPLVKAGLVDPKYLVVDLKVGSSGGGSKPTPASHHPERFGGVRPYKVVMHRHIGEVEQEVNAFTSEPVKVGFTPHAVNMVRGILATVHAFPKQPLAAKDLWKALRSTYIDEPFIRFVKYQKGLYQLPDPKVTLGTNYCDLGFEIDPHTNHLLMFSAIDNMVKGASGQGVQCLNLMLGIDETTGLKSTGFHPM; this is translated from the coding sequence ATGCGAATTGGTATAATTGGCGGAACAGGCTACGTCGGCGGAGAACTTCTCCGTTTGTTGCTTCTGCACCCTGAAGTAGAGGTAACCATGGTTACCAGTCGGCAGAGCGCAGGAGAATACGTCTTCAATGCACACCCTAACCTGCGCGGGTTAACCCAACTTAAATTTGTTCCCATGGACATCGGGGAGTTGCAGAAGAACTGCGACCTCATCTTCACAGCTACCCCTCACGGCGGTAGCGTAAACCTTGTGCCCAAACTGCTCGAAGCAGGACTCAAAGTTATTGATATGAGTGCGGATTTTCGCCTCAAAAACCCCGCCGACTACGAAACTTGGTACGGTTGGAAGCACGCCCACCCCGAACTGCTCCAAGAAGCCGCTTACGGTATGCCTGAGTTCCACCGAGAAGAAATCAAGAAAGCCCGCCTCGTTGCCTGTCCTGGATGCATGGCGTCGGCTGCCATTTTCGCGTTGGTTCCTCTCGTGAAGGCGGGGTTGGTTGACCCCAAATACCTTGTGGTTGACCTTAAAGTGGGCAGCAGCGGCGGCGGCAGCAAACCCACACCCGCATCGCATCATCCTGAGCGGTTTGGCGGCGTGCGCCCCTACAAGGTTGTCATGCACCGCCACATAGGCGAGGTTGAGCAGGAAGTTAACGCCTTCACCAGCGAACCCGTGAAGGTCGGGTTTACCCCCCACGCAGTGAACATGGTGCGAGGCATACTTGCGACGGTTCACGCGTTTCCCAAGCAGCCCCTTGCTGCCAAAGACCTCTGGAAAGCCCTCCGCTCCACCTACATCGACGAGCCCTTCATACGCTTTGTCAAATACCAGAAGGGGCTCTACCAGTTGCCCGACCCCAAAGTCACCTTGGGCACCAACTACTGCGACTTGGGCTTTGAAATTGACCCCCACACCAACCACCTGCTCATGTTCAGCGCAATCGATAACATGGTGAAGGGCGCTTCTGGCCAAGGCGTACAATGCCTCAACCTCATGCTGGGCATTGACGAAACCACGGGCCTAAAAAGTACGGGTTTTCACCCGATGTGA
- a CDS encoding DUF523 domain-containing protein encodes MKLVSACLLGVNCNFEAKNWQQKTLLEEFAKGNLFPVCPEVLGGLTVPRVPAEIQGGDGGDVLDGKACMVNMDGVDVTSQFLKGAQAALSIAKNIGATEALLTERSPSCGCGKLFDGTFSDKLVDGDGVTAALLKRNGIKVSAIKV; translated from the coding sequence ATGAAACTGGTCAGCGCGTGCCTGCTGGGCGTTAACTGTAATTTTGAGGCAAAAAACTGGCAACAGAAAACGTTGCTGGAGGAGTTCGCCAAAGGCAACCTGTTCCCTGTATGCCCCGAAGTTTTAGGCGGCTTAACCGTACCCCGTGTCCCCGCCGAAATCCAAGGAGGCGACGGTGGCGATGTTTTGGATGGAAAAGCTTGCATGGTGAACATGGATGGCGTGGACGTAACAAGCCAGTTCTTGAAGGGCGCCCAAGCAGCTTTGAGCATCGCAAAAAACATCGGCGCCACCGAAGCCCTGCTCACCGAACGGAGTCCTTCTTGTGGTTGCGGGAAACTTTTTGATGGCACCTTCTCTGACAAGTTGGTAGATGGGGATGGGGTGACGGCGGCGTTGCTGAAGCGAAACGGCATCAAAGTATCCGCCATCAAGGTTTAA
- a CDS encoding isocitrate/isopropylmalate dehydrogenase family protein: MSKTYNIAVLKGDGIGPEITDATIKVLEAIQEKAEFKLNFLYGEAGFHCIEKFGTNLPEETIALLKRTDACLKGPMTTPEEAGAPVSAAVKIRKIFNLYANVRPCRSFPSVESIKPDLDFVVVRENTEGLYAGAEFAVAPGVGIAYRIITTEASTRVAEFAFKLAQSRKKHLTYVHKGNILRVTDGIFKDAMKTVAKKYPDVTVDDQHIDAAAMQLIKNPQFFDVLVTSNLFGDILSDEAAQVVGGLGLAAGANIGDTYGMFEPVHGSAPKYTGMNRVNPISIIMAAALMLKHLGEPEAAAKIEKAVTNVLAEGKVRTADLGGTATTTDMTDAIVQKIRQA, translated from the coding sequence ATGTCTAAAACTTACAACATCGCAGTTCTCAAAGGCGACGGAATTGGACCCGAAATAACCGACGCCACCATAAAAGTCCTGGAAGCCATCCAAGAGAAAGCGGAATTTAAACTCAACTTCCTCTACGGAGAAGCAGGCTTCCACTGTATTGAAAAATTCGGCACCAACCTGCCTGAAGAAACCATCGCCCTGCTCAAACGCACCGATGCATGCCTTAAAGGCCCCATGACCACGCCCGAAGAAGCAGGCGCCCCCGTCAGTGCAGCCGTCAAAATCCGCAAAATCTTCAACCTCTACGCCAACGTACGACCCTGCAGAAGCTTCCCCTCCGTAGAGTCCATTAAACCTGACTTGGATTTTGTGGTTGTGCGGGAAAACACTGAAGGACTATATGCAGGCGCGGAATTTGCCGTCGCACCCGGCGTTGGCATCGCATACCGCATAATCACCACCGAAGCCTCCACTCGGGTGGCAGAGTTCGCGTTTAAGCTGGCGCAGTCCCGCAAAAAACACCTCACCTACGTCCACAAAGGCAACATCTTGCGTGTCACGGACGGCATATTCAAAGACGCCATGAAAACCGTCGCCAAAAAGTACCCCGACGTAACCGTGGATGACCAACACATCGACGCGGCAGCCATGCAACTCATCAAAAACCCACAATTCTTCGATGTCTTGGTCACCAGCAACCTGTTTGGCGACATCCTAAGCGACGAAGCCGCCCAAGTCGTTGGCGGACTGGGCTTAGCGGCGGGGGCAAACATCGGCGACACCTACGGCATGTTTGAACCCGTCCACGGCAGCGCACCAAAATATACGGGCATGAACCGCGTCAACCCCATATCCATCATCATGGCAGCGGCACTTATGCTCAAACACTTAGGCGAGCCCGAAGCAGCAGCAAAAATCGAAAAAGCCGTCACCAACGTGCTTGCTGAAGGCAAGGTACGCACCGCAGACCTTGGTGGAACCGCAACA
- a CDS encoding aspartate aminotransferase family protein, whose product MNEQEIIDAENRLMANVFGKRQIVITKGKAASLWDIHGREYVDCMGSYGVALLGHCHPKIVAAIRDQAEQLICCHGSLYNDKRSEFLQKLTSITPKGLDKAFLCNSGAESVECAIKLARKYTGKPEIIALMGAFHGKTMGALSATWDKKYRAPFMPLVPEVKHVPPDNLDKLKGAITDKTAAVLMEPIRGEGGIRVPPDGYLQGVRELCTEKGVLLMFDEVQTSFGRTGKLFGCQNWDTTPDVMTLAKPFAGGLPIGMTVATQEIMSAFKVGEHSTTFSGGPLVCAAGCAAIDALLEENLVEKAASMGGYFKGHLEGLADKHKMVKEVRGLGMMLGMELRFDVYNVLMKCAQSGVLILDAGRNVLRFLPPLVITKEQVDKAIAVLDAVLEEEENARANSSSTVSN is encoded by the coding sequence ATGAATGAGCAAGAAATTATAGACGCTGAAAATCGGTTGATGGCTAACGTTTTTGGCAAACGCCAAATCGTCATCACCAAAGGCAAAGCTGCCTCGCTCTGGGACATCCACGGAAGAGAATATGTGGACTGCATGGGCAGCTACGGCGTTGCCTTGCTGGGGCACTGCCACCCCAAAATCGTCGCCGCCATCCGCGACCAAGCTGAACAGCTGATTTGTTGCCACGGCAGCCTCTACAACGACAAACGCAGCGAGTTTCTCCAAAAACTCACCTCCATCACGCCCAAGGGCTTGGATAAGGCGTTTTTGTGCAACAGCGGCGCAGAATCCGTTGAATGTGCCATCAAGCTTGCCCGCAAATACACGGGTAAACCCGAAATCATCGCACTTATGGGAGCCTTCCACGGAAAAACCATGGGCGCCCTCTCTGCCACATGGGACAAGAAGTACCGTGCCCCCTTTATGCCGCTGGTTCCCGAAGTCAAACATGTACCCCCAGACAACCTCGACAAACTCAAAGGCGCCATCACCGACAAAACCGCCGCCGTCTTAATGGAGCCCATCCGCGGCGAAGGCGGCATCCGCGTCCCCCCCGACGGTTACTTGCAGGGCGTGCGGGAACTTTGCACGGAAAAAGGTGTCTTGTTGATGTTTGATGAGGTACAGACCAGCTTTGGACGAACGGGCAAGCTTTTTGGATGCCAAAACTGGGATACAACTCCCGACGTGATGACGCTTGCTAAACCGTTTGCTGGTGGGTTGCCCATTGGCATGACCGTTGCCACTCAGGAAATCATGTCTGCCTTTAAAGTTGGCGAGCATTCCACAACGTTTAGCGGTGGACCGCTGGTTTGCGCTGCAGGCTGCGCCGCCATCGACGCCTTGCTTGAGGAGAACTTGGTTGAGAAAGCCGCGTCTATGGGTGGCTATTTCAAGGGGCACCTTGAAGGGTTAGCGGATAAGCACAAGATGGTTAAGGAGGTTCGCGGGTTAGGTATGATGCTGGGCATGGAGCTGCGCTTCGACGTTTACAATGTCCTCATGAAATGCGCCCAGAGTGGCGTGCTTATCTTGGATGCAGGACGCAACGTGCTACGGTTCCTGCCGCCGCTGGTCATCACTAAAGAACAGGTTGACAAAGCCATAGCGGTTCTGGATGCAGTTTTGGAGGAAGAAGAAAATGCAAGAGCAAACTCGAGCAGTACGGTTTCTAACTAA
- a CDS encoding RimK family alpha-L-glutamate ligase, with translation MSIGLLYERSENDENGIKLTAQQLGIDLTFIPFRKIAVSIGKTGFHVASKGKDFTQTVKDVTVVLNRAQSKNRRLYAAHTMELLQKQVINPSCVEFTCYSKFRTLMHLWAAGLPIPQTTYVPCDPYDTTKDGRKIRNEPDIADLLEQEIGKEVLVKPDAGTHGKGIVLSKTHQDLITNIGQTEPSIINPVGIVGQELIDKWFYDLRIIVYKEKHKDPVCHPVALARASFSDFRTNTFLGNLVFDAKLPQNIRELASRCGTALGGGHEAWVFAMDAMVNVGENKNADDQALKAEAEKAAKAWGDVQKVKRDETRLRDFTAWNLRLEAAVNSYKATEPYAKVKAIIEENVKANCACVVFHEANSCPEFWEQTRTITGMNVAIPLLKGAQSLL, from the coding sequence GTGAGCATTGGTCTTCTTTATGAACGCTCCGAAAACGACGAAAACGGCATCAAACTCACCGCCCAACAACTCGGCATCGACCTCACATTCATTCCGTTCCGCAAAATCGCCGTCTCCATTGGGAAAACGGGCTTTCACGTCGCCAGTAAGGGTAAAGACTTCACTCAAACCGTCAAAGACGTGACCGTGGTTCTTAATCGGGCGCAAAGCAAAAACCGCCGCCTCTACGCCGCCCACACCATGGAGTTGCTCCAGAAACAGGTCATCAACCCCTCGTGTGTAGAGTTCACGTGCTACAGCAAATTCCGCACCCTCATGCATCTGTGGGCAGCAGGCTTACCCATTCCCCAAACCACCTACGTCCCCTGCGACCCCTACGACACAACCAAGGACGGCAGAAAAATCCGCAACGAACCCGACATCGCCGACCTATTGGAGCAAGAAATCGGCAAAGAAGTGCTTGTTAAACCCGATGCAGGCACCCACGGCAAAGGCATCGTGCTCTCCAAAACCCACCAAGACCTCATCACAAACATCGGACAAACCGAACCCTCAATCATTAACCCCGTGGGCATCGTTGGGCAGGAACTCATAGACAAATGGTTCTACGACCTCCGAATAATCGTTTACAAAGAAAAACACAAAGACCCCGTATGCCACCCAGTCGCCCTGGCACGCGCCAGCTTTAGCGATTTTCGTACCAACACCTTCTTGGGCAACTTGGTGTTTGACGCCAAACTACCCCAAAACATCCGCGAGCTTGCATCCCGCTGTGGCACCGCTCTGGGCGGCGGACATGAAGCTTGGGTTTTTGCCATGGACGCCATGGTTAACGTGGGCGAAAACAAAAACGCCGACGACCAAGCTCTTAAAGCGGAGGCGGAAAAGGCAGCAAAGGCGTGGGGCGACGTGCAGAAGGTTAAGCGGGATGAAACGCGGCTGCGGGACTTCACGGCTTGGAATCTGCGGCTGGAGGCTGCAGTTAACAGCTATAAAGCCACTGAGCCTTACGCTAAAGTGAAGGCAATAATTGAGGAGAACGTAAAGGCAAATTGTGCCTGCGTCGTTTTCCATGAGGCAAATTCATGCCCCGAGTTTTGGGAGCAAACCCGAACCATAACGGGCATGAACGTGGCAATCCCCCTTCTAAAGGGTGCCCAAAGCCTCCTTTAA
- a CDS encoding AsnC family transcriptional regulator, giving the protein MDDVDRKIIQILKDDGRAGYIDIGKQISLSEGAVRKRIKTLSDTGVIQKFTIKVGVTEGAEAIALLSVSPSLPTQEVSKRIQKIPNVETIYEVTGEYDIVVVISGINVVEVNEGIEKIRRVEGVMKTNTMIVLRGA; this is encoded by the coding sequence TTGGACGACGTAGACCGCAAAATTATCCAAATCCTAAAAGATGACGGACGCGCAGGATACATCGACATAGGCAAACAAATCAGCCTATCCGAAGGCGCCGTCAGAAAAAGAATCAAAACCCTCTCCGACACAGGAGTCATCCAAAAATTCACCATCAAAGTGGGGGTTACAGAAGGCGCCGAAGCCATCGCCCTGCTCTCTGTCAGCCCATCCCTGCCAACACAAGAAGTCTCCAAAAGAATCCAGAAAATCCCCAACGTAGAAACCATCTACGAAGTCACCGGCGAATACGACATCGTGGTGGTTATCAGCGGCATAAACGTGGTTGAAGTTAACGAGGGAATAGAGAAAATCCGCCGCGTCGAAGGCGTAATGAAAACCAACACCATGATTGTCCTACGCGGCGCATAA
- a CDS encoding [LysW]-aminoadipate/[LysW]-glutamate kinase — protein sequence MLVIKMGGSILKEGASSDLVSDLKTLLAQHKVILVHGGGAEVTEISSKLGKQQQFLMSPEGFRSRYTDKETIEIYTMVMAGKLNKQIVLALQSQGIAAVGLSGLDAGILQAERKKRLITVDERGRKRVVDGGYTGKINQVNVDLLHTLLEKGYTPIVTPIALSEEFEPLNVDGDRTAAVIAGVLKADKLILLTDVEGLMLKGERIPKIAAAEVREVQGRIGAGMSTKVHAATEALNQGVGEVLITAGTGKTPISAALNHETGTVIT from the coding sequence CTGCTTGTAATTAAGATGGGTGGAAGCATACTCAAAGAAGGCGCCTCAAGCGACCTAGTCTCAGACCTCAAAACGCTTCTTGCACAGCACAAGGTCATTCTGGTTCACGGAGGGGGCGCCGAAGTTACCGAAATCTCGAGTAAACTGGGCAAACAGCAGCAGTTCCTCATGTCGCCGGAGGGTTTTCGAAGCCGCTACACCGACAAAGAAACCATCGAAATCTACACCATGGTCATGGCAGGCAAACTCAACAAGCAAATCGTCCTTGCCCTGCAGAGCCAAGGCATCGCCGCCGTGGGGCTTTCAGGGTTGGATGCGGGGATTTTGCAGGCGGAACGCAAAAAACGCCTCATAACCGTAGATGAACGTGGACGCAAACGCGTCGTGGATGGCGGCTACACCGGCAAAATCAATCAAGTCAACGTCGACCTGCTACACACGTTGCTGGAAAAAGGGTACACGCCGATTGTGACGCCTATAGCCCTTAGCGAGGAGTTTGAGCCGCTCAACGTGGACGGTGACCGAACCGCCGCAGTCATAGCTGGAGTCCTCAAAGCCGACAAACTCATCCTCCTAACTGACGTTGAAGGCTTGATGCTTAAAGGTGAACGTATTCCCAAGATTGCCGCTGCCGAAGTCCGCGAAGTTCAAGGCCGCATCGGCGCAGGCATGAGTACCAAAGTCCACGCCGCCACCGAGGCGCTTAACCAAGGGGTTGGCGAAGTTCTTATTACTGCGGGCACGGGCAAAACCCCCATCTCAGCCGCTTTAAACCATGAAACAGGAACGGTGATTACGTGA
- a CDS encoding M20/M25/M40 family metallo-hydrolase: MQEQTRAVRFLTNLLGIYSPSGKEETIAAFLAKEMKKMGFQVGIDAIGNVIGVVGEGEPTIFLCGHMDTVEGYLPLRVEEGKIYARGAVDAKGPLASMIVAAAQVAKDPAFKGKGKILVASVVEEEATSRGVRHMITQGIQADYAVFGEPSGVENITIGYKGQIQLKVICKTETGHASTPWLYENALDKAYELWQHIKNSYEPLEKAESPFYAITACLTKLTGGNATSVIPFEAEMYIDIRVPLPYTTAQVFEQTQLVIAQYEQANPKVTLKISVEDTVEPFEVNKSSPLVHALSASLRRVLGKPATLLRKTGTGDMNILGHAMNMPIVTYGPGDGHLDHTLDEHIVISDYLSAIEIYKETLLKLSHLYNRNAKLQGQNHA, encoded by the coding sequence ATGCAAGAGCAAACTCGAGCAGTACGGTTTCTAACTAACCTGCTGGGCATCTACAGTCCCTCTGGAAAAGAGGAGACCATCGCGGCTTTTTTGGCTAAAGAAATGAAGAAAATGGGGTTCCAAGTGGGCATTGACGCGATTGGCAACGTGATAGGCGTGGTCGGCGAAGGGGAACCCACCATTTTCCTATGCGGTCACATGGATACCGTGGAGGGGTATTTGCCGTTGCGGGTGGAGGAAGGCAAAATCTACGCCCGCGGCGCAGTCGACGCCAAAGGACCCCTTGCTTCGATGATTGTGGCTGCGGCTCAGGTTGCCAAAGACCCCGCGTTCAAGGGGAAAGGCAAAATTCTGGTTGCCAGCGTTGTCGAAGAGGAAGCAACCAGCCGAGGCGTGCGCCACATGATAACCCAAGGCATACAGGCGGACTACGCCGTGTTTGGGGAACCCAGCGGGGTCGAAAACATAACCATCGGCTACAAAGGGCAAATCCAACTCAAAGTCATCTGCAAAACCGAAACAGGACATGCTTCCACCCCGTGGCTCTACGAGAACGCCTTAGACAAGGCTTACGAGTTATGGCAGCACATAAAAAACAGCTACGAGCCGCTGGAGAAAGCTGAAAGCCCCTTCTACGCCATAACCGCCTGCCTCACCAAGCTCACAGGCGGAAACGCCACCTCCGTGATTCCCTTCGAGGCAGAAATGTACATTGACATACGGGTGCCTCTGCCTTACACGACGGCGCAGGTGTTTGAGCAAACCCAACTCGTCATTGCCCAATATGAGCAAGCAAACCCCAAAGTCACCCTAAAAATCTCCGTGGAAGACACAGTGGAGCCCTTTGAGGTTAACAAAAGCAGCCCGTTGGTGCATGCTTTGTCGGCGTCGCTGCGTCGGGTTCTGGGTAAACCTGCCACGTTGCTGCGGAAAACGGGCACTGGCGACATGAACATTTTGGGGCACGCCATGAACATGCCCATCGTCACTTACGGACCCGGAGACGGACACCTTGACCACACGTTAGACGAGCATATTGTCATAAGCGACTACCTCAGCGCAATTGAAATCTACAAGGAAACCCTCCTCAAACTCTCCCACCTCTACAACCGAAACGCCAAACTCCAAGGACAAAACCATGCCTAA
- a CDS encoding lysine biosynthesis protein LysW: MSKETAKLETNEVKAMKAKCPDCDADLDVPQDTAAGEILSCPGCGLELEVKQVHGGCVDLQELTLEGEDWGE, translated from the coding sequence ATGAGTAAAGAAACAGCAAAATTGGAAACTAACGAGGTGAAGGCAATGAAAGCTAAATGCCCCGATTGTGACGCCGACCTAGACGTTCCACAAGACACTGCCGCAGGGGAAATTCTAAGCTGCCCAGGATGCGGACTAGAACTTGAAGTGAAACAAGTTCACGGTGGATGCGTTGACCTTCAGGAACTGACTCTGGAAGGAGAAGACTGGGGCGAATAA